From one Streptomyces sp. SCSIO 30461 genomic stretch:
- a CDS encoding HAMP domain-containing protein translates to MNASGNARGHPGDHPADPPQGLRDHSAVGPSPETRPPAELSEEGLRKLLAGLTAVRDGDFSARLPDDAGGIMGEIAGVYNGMADQLSLVTAEVTRVAREVGGEGRLGGHARVRDVGGVWQELTTGVNTMADNLTSQVRSIAQVATAVARGDLTQKIRVDARGEILELKTTINTMVERLSSFAEEVTRVAREVGTEGNLGGQATVRGVSGTWKDLTDNVNSMATNLTNQVRNIAQVTTAVARGDLTRKIDVDARGEILELKTTINTMVDQLSSFAAEVTRVAREVGSEGRLGGQAEVEGVSGTWKRLTENVNELAGNLTRQVRAIAEVTSAVAEGDLTRSIAVEAPGEVGDLKDNINSMVESLRATTRANEEQDWLKTSLARMSGLMQSSNDLGSVAAVIMNEVPPLVSAQYGAFFLAEEADGGGTELVMTASYGVPAGPQGEARRPLRFRPGESLVGQAALSRRTIAVDELPPGYVTISSGLGSLAPGALIVLPVVVEGQVLGAVELASLRPFTRIHRDFLDQFIETVGVNVSSLNAHARTDELLDQSQRLTAELRARSQELQARQEELQRSNAELAEKAALLADRNRDIERKNLEIEQARQELEERAKQLSRTSMYKSEFLANMSHELRTPLNSLLILAQLLAQNPEGNLTEKQVDYAEVIHSAGSDLLQLINDILDLSKVEAGKMDVHREPFPLHRLLEYVEVTFRPLASERNLDFGVSTADDVPADITTDETRLRQVLRNLLSNALKFTESGGVRLCVENASADELPSELRGLPVVAFRVKDTGVGIAPEHLDSIFGAFQQGAVTTGRRYGGTGLGLSISRELAQLLSGVVVAESRVGEGSVFTFYVPVGGEVPQEPPPGLATRGTGTSPVRAGAPQQPARGASLSGRTVLIIDDDVRNVYALTEIIEAEGMRVLTADDGRSGIELLTANPDVDLIVMDVMMSGMDGYSATAAIRKLPRFASVPVIVVTAKAMPGDRAKSLAAGANDYITKPVDAYDLIARIRKWLQR, encoded by the coding sequence ATGAACGCATCCGGCAACGCCCGGGGCCACCCCGGTGATCACCCCGCGGATCCGCCGCAGGGCCTGCGGGACCATTCGGCGGTGGGCCCATCGCCGGAGACACGGCCGCCCGCCGAGCTGAGCGAGGAGGGTCTGCGCAAGCTGCTGGCGGGCCTCACCGCTGTGCGCGACGGCGATTTCTCGGCCCGTCTGCCGGACGACGCCGGGGGCATCATGGGGGAGATCGCCGGTGTCTACAACGGCATGGCCGACCAGCTCTCCCTGGTCACCGCCGAGGTCACCCGGGTCGCCCGTGAGGTCGGTGGCGAGGGTCGGCTCGGCGGCCACGCCCGGGTGCGGGACGTCGGCGGAGTCTGGCAGGAGCTCACCACCGGCGTGAACACCATGGCCGACAACCTCACGTCCCAGGTGCGCTCGATCGCCCAGGTGGCCACAGCCGTGGCCCGCGGTGACCTCACCCAGAAGATTCGCGTCGATGCCCGTGGCGAGATCCTGGAGCTCAAGACCACCATCAACACCATGGTCGAGCGCCTCTCCTCGTTCGCCGAGGAGGTCACTCGGGTCGCCCGTGAGGTCGGTACCGAGGGCAATCTCGGTGGCCAGGCGACCGTGCGGGGGGTGTCGGGCACCTGGAAGGACCTGACGGACAACGTCAACTCCATGGCGACCAACCTGACCAACCAGGTCCGCAATATCGCCCAGGTCACCACAGCCGTCGCCCGAGGGGACCTGACCCGGAAGATCGATGTGGACGCGCGGGGCGAGATCCTGGAGCTCAAGACCACCATCAACACCATGGTCGACCAGCTGTCGTCGTTCGCAGCCGAGGTCACCCGGGTCGCCCGAGAGGTCGGTAGCGAGGGCAGACTCGGCGGCCAGGCAGAAGTCGAAGGCGTCTCCGGGACCTGGAAGCGGCTCACCGAGAACGTCAATGAACTGGCCGGGAACCTCACCCGGCAGGTCCGTGCCATCGCCGAGGTGACCAGCGCGGTCGCCGAGGGGGATCTGACCCGTTCCATCGCCGTCGAGGCACCGGGAGAGGTCGGCGACCTGAAGGACAACATCAACTCGATGGTCGAGTCGCTGCGCGCCACCACCCGGGCCAACGAGGAACAGGACTGGCTCAAGACCAGTCTGGCCCGGATGTCAGGCCTGATGCAGTCCAGCAACGACCTGGGTAGCGTCGCCGCGGTCATCATGAACGAGGTGCCTCCGCTGGTGTCGGCCCAGTACGGAGCATTCTTCCTGGCCGAGGAAGCCGACGGCGGCGGGACGGAACTGGTGATGACCGCCTCGTACGGAGTCCCCGCCGGGCCGCAGGGCGAGGCTCGGCGGCCGCTACGCTTCCGGCCCGGTGAGTCCCTGGTCGGCCAAGCGGCGCTCAGCCGCCGCACCATCGCCGTGGACGAGCTGCCACCGGGCTATGTCACGATCTCCTCGGGGCTGGGCTCGCTCGCCCCCGGTGCGCTGATCGTGCTGCCCGTGGTGGTCGAGGGCCAGGTGCTCGGCGCCGTGGAACTCGCCTCGCTGCGCCCGTTCACCCGGATCCACCGGGACTTCCTCGACCAGTTCATCGAAACGGTCGGGGTCAACGTCAGCTCGCTGAACGCCCATGCGCGCACCGACGAGCTGCTGGACCAGTCCCAGCGGCTCACCGCCGAACTGCGCGCGCGGTCGCAGGAGCTGCAGGCGCGTCAGGAGGAGCTCCAGCGCTCCAACGCCGAACTCGCCGAGAAGGCCGCCCTGCTCGCCGACCGCAACCGCGACATCGAGCGCAAGAACCTGGAGATCGAGCAGGCCCGCCAGGAACTGGAGGAGCGGGCCAAGCAGCTCTCCCGTACCTCGATGTACAAGTCCGAGTTCCTCGCCAACATGAGCCATGAGCTGCGCACTCCGCTCAACAGCCTGCTCATCCTGGCCCAGTTGCTGGCGCAGAACCCGGAAGGGAACCTGACGGAGAAGCAAGTCGACTATGCGGAGGTCATCCACTCCGCGGGCTCGGACCTGCTCCAGCTGATCAACGACATCCTCGATCTGTCCAAGGTCGAGGCGGGCAAGATGGACGTCCATCGGGAGCCCTTCCCGCTGCACCGGCTGCTGGAGTACGTGGAGGTGACGTTCCGTCCGCTGGCCAGTGAGCGGAACCTGGACTTCGGCGTCAGCACCGCGGACGACGTGCCGGCTGACATCACCACCGATGAGACGCGGTTGCGGCAGGTGCTGCGCAATCTGCTGTCCAACGCGCTCAAGTTCACCGAGAGCGGCGGGGTCCGGCTCTGCGTGGAGAACGCGTCGGCCGACGAACTCCCTTCCGAACTGAGGGGCCTGCCCGTGGTCGCGTTCCGGGTCAAAGATACCGGGGTCGGTATCGCCCCGGAGCACCTGGACTCGATATTCGGCGCCTTTCAGCAGGGAGCCGTGACCACCGGCCGACGCTACGGCGGCACCGGCCTCGGCCTGTCCATCAGCCGCGAACTCGCCCAACTGCTGAGCGGAGTGGTAGTCGCCGAGAGCAGGGTGGGCGAAGGCAGCGTGTTCACCTTCTACGTGCCCGTCGGCGGGGAGGTCCCCCAGGAGCCCCCACCCGGACTCGCCACACGCGGCACCGGTACGTCCCCCGTACGAGCCGGGGCACCCCAGCAGCCCGCGCGGGGCGCGAGCCTCTCCGGGCGCACAGTGCTGATCATCGACGACGATGTGCGCAACGTCTACGCGCTCACGGAGATCATCGAGGCCGAGGGCATGCGGGTGCTGACGGCTGACGACGGTCGCTCCGGTATCGAGCTGCTCACCGCGAACCCCGATGTCGATCTGATCGTGATGGACGTGATGATGTCCGGGATGGACGGCTACAGCGCCACCGCCGCCATCAGGAAGCTGCCGAGGTTCGCCTCGGTGCCGGTGATCGTGGTCACCGCCAAGGCGATGCCGGGGGACCGGGCCAAGAGCCTCGCGGCAGGGGCCAACGACTACATCACCAAGCCCGTCGACGCGTACGACCTGATCGCGCGCATCCGGAAGT